The Candidatus Nanohalovita haloferacivicina region TTTCTTCGAGGTATACTCCTATTACTGGGCCTGTTTCGATGCTGTATCCTGTTTCTTCTAGAAATTCTCTTTCTGCTGTTTCTCTTAGTTGTTCTCTGTCTTCGAAGCTGCCGCCTGGGAATGTCCATGTTCCTTTTGCCTGGCCTTTTCCTTCCTGTACCATGAGGATTTCTCCTTCTTGGTTGGTTGCGATTGCTGCGGCAGCTAGGTGAGAATTGTTCATTTGTGAGTTCCTCGAGTTGAGAATAAGGAAGAGAATAGGTGAGATGGAGCTTTAAAGTGCTCCGATCTCTTTGAGGTTCTCTTCGAGTGTGGCGATTCCTTCTTTGACGTCTTCGTAAGTCCTTCCGCCTGTGCATACTAGGTTTCCGGATGAGAAGAGTAGGAATACTACTTTTGGTTCTTCAAGCCTGTATACTAGGCCTGGGAACTGTTCTGGTTCGTATTCTGTTCCTACTAGTTCGAAGGCAATTCTGTTGAGGTTGAGTGTAGCTCCTAGTTCTGAGGATGCTACGATGTTCTGTACTGTGATCTCTGGCTTGTTGCCGATTTCGACGTCTGCTTCACGCAGTTCGTCGATGATCTTGTGTGTAGCTTCTTTGGCC contains the following coding sequences:
- a CDS encoding NUDIX hydrolase; amino-acid sequence: MNNSHLAAAAIATNQEGEILMVQEGKGQAKGTWTFPGGSFEDREQLRETAEREFLEETGYSIETGPVIGVYLEESVRTGNTVAVFLYEAQITERRHSGLNDGEILDAQFFSPHQIQDLNLGKENRRKMLEDYLEGRGFSQNRITDTR
- a CDS encoding TATA-box-binding protein, which encodes MVEDEDIKIQNVVASATFDQRLPLDRIAIYLENTEYEPEQFPGLVYRLEEPKAAALLFGSGKIVCTGTQSPEQAKEATHKIIDELREADVEIGNKPEITVQNIVASSELGATLNLNRIAFELVGTEYEPEQFPGLVYRLEEPKVVFLLFSSGNLVCTGGRTYEDVKEGIATLEENLKEIGAL